In Streptococcus uberis, a single window of DNA contains:
- a CDS encoding ABC transporter permease — MKKTNKLYSIPYFLWIVLFVLAPVALLIYKSFFDIEGHLTLANYQTFFSSWTYLRMSFNSILYAGIITLVTLLIAYPAAYCLTKLKHKQLWLMLIILPTWVNLLLKAYAFMGIFGQQGGINAFLSFIGIGPQQILFTDFSFIFVASYIELPFMMLPIFNALDDIDQNVINASRDLGASEVQTFSKVTFPLSLSGVRAGVQSVFIPSLSLFMLTRLIGGNRVITLGTAIEQHFLTTQNWGMGSTIGVILILTMLFIMWLTKERRK, encoded by the coding sequence ATGAAGAAAACCAATAAGCTTTATTCAATTCCTTATTTTCTTTGGATAGTGCTTTTTGTATTGGCTCCAGTCGCTCTTCTCATTTACAAATCCTTCTTTGATATTGAAGGTCATCTCACTTTGGCTAACTATCAGACATTTTTTAGCTCATGGACCTATTTGAGAATGAGTTTCAATTCCATTTTGTACGCGGGTATTATTACTCTTGTAACCCTATTAATTGCATACCCAGCCGCATACTGTTTGACCAAATTAAAACATAAACAATTATGGTTGATGCTAATTATTTTGCCAACTTGGGTCAATTTACTTCTTAAAGCTTATGCTTTTATGGGAATTTTTGGACAACAAGGTGGTATTAATGCTTTTCTAAGTTTTATAGGTATTGGACCACAACAAATTCTATTTACGGATTTCTCCTTTATTTTTGTAGCATCCTATATTGAATTACCCTTCATGATGTTACCTATTTTCAATGCATTAGATGACATTGATCAAAATGTCATAAATGCTAGTCGTGATTTAGGAGCTAGTGAAGTTCAAACCTTTTCAAAAGTAACCTTTCCCTTATCATTGAGTGGTGTTAGAGCAGGGGTTCAATCTGTCTTTATTCCAAGTTTGAGTCTCTTTATGTTAACCCGTTTAATTGGTGGGAACCGTGTCATTACACTTGGTACTGCCATTGAGCAACATTTCCTAACAACGCAAAATTGGGGAATGGGGTCAACCATAGGGGTTATCTTAATATTAACAATGCTCTTTATCATGTGGTTAACAAAGGAGAGAAGAAAATGA